Genomic window (Streptomyces cadmiisoli):
CCGGGCGGCACGTCGGATGACGGGCAGTGTGGAGCTCTGGCCCGTCATGGCCGACTGCGAGCGTGGGCTGGGGCGGCCTGAGAAGGCGCTGGACATGGCCGGGGCGCCCGAGGTGCACAAGCTGGACAAGGCCGGGCAGGTCGAGATGCGCCTGGTCGCGGCCGGTGCGCGACGCGACATGGGGCAGCTCGAGGCAGCCATCGTGACGCTGCAGAGCCCGGAACTGGCTTCCAGCTCCGTGCAGTCGTGGACCGCCCGGCTGCGGTACGCCTACGCCGACGCGCTGCTCGCCGCCGGTCGGGAGCGTGAGGCGCGTGAGTGGTTCGCGAAGGCCGTCGAGGCGGACCGGGACGGCAGCACCGATGCCTCGGACCGGCTCGC
Coding sequences:
- a CDS encoding tetratricopeptide repeat protein, with protein sequence MPIPEDVTGDEIDKDVRQELQSLPKTLAEDVAKNLVMVARLIDEDPEGAYGYSKVALRLASRVAAVREAAGFAAYANQKYGEALAEFRAARRMTGSVELWPVMADCERGLGRPEKALDMAGAPEVHKLDKAGQVEMRLVAAGARRDMGQLEAAIVTLQSPELASSSVQSWTARLRYAYADALLAAGREREAREWFAKAVEADRDGSTDASDRLAELDGVEFVDALDALDESDDGDSVRADGDSEADDQQDREE